TTCCCAGGCGTCCGACAGACTTCATCGTGTCAGGGGTTGCGATTACCGCGTCATAGTCGGTCCAGTTTTCCTTCTGTATCTTCTCGACCATCTCTTCGCCGCCGACGATATCCGCACCTGCCGCTTCGGCTTCGCGCTGCTTCTCGCCCGTGGCGATGACCAGCACCTTCTTCGATTTGCCGAGTCCGTGTGGAAGTACGACGGTGCCGCGAACCATCTGGTCGGCATGCTTGGGATCGACGCCCAGGCGCATGGTCACTTCGACGGTCTCGTCGAACTTTGCGAACTTAACTTTTTGAAGGAGGGGCACCGCTTCGTCGAGCTTGTAAGGACGGGGCTCGACAGCCGCGCGGGCCTTGGAGATGTTCTTTCCTGCTTTACTCATTTTTCCTGTCTCCCACCGCACATGCGTTGTTCTGCAAGGCCGTAGTGTTTGCGACGGTAGCTGTCCGCCGCGGCGGACAGCTACGAAGCTTCTATGCTACCACTTCGATGCCCATCGAGCGGGCAGTACCCTTTATGCTCTTGACCGCTGCATCAAGACTGGCGGCATTCAGATCGGGCATCTTCTGCTTGGCGATGTCCGACACCTGTTTTTCGGTCACCTTGCCAACCTTGTCCTTGTTTGGTGCCCCAGAGCCCTTCGCCACAGCAGCGGCTCGCTTCAACAACACCGACGCGGGTGGCGTCTTGGTAATGAAGGTAAACGACCGATCCGTGTAGACCGTAATGACTACCGGAATGATCAACCCTTCCTGATCCTTGCCGCTGGTCTTGGCATTGAACTGCTTGCAAAACTCCATGATGTTGATCTGCGCCTG
This region of Terriglobales bacterium genomic DNA includes:
- the rplA gene encoding 50S ribosomal protein L1, with protein sequence MSKAGKNISKARAAVEPRPYKLDEAVPLLQKVKFAKFDETVEVTMRLGVDPKHADQMVRGTVVLPHGLGKSKKVLVIATGEKQREAEAAGADIVGGEEMVEKIQKENWTDYDAVIATPDTMKSVGRLGKVLGPRGLMPNPKTGTVTFDVAAAVKEIKAGKVEFRTDKTALIHVPVGKISFEPKKLIENAATVISSVIRAKPAAAKGKYIKGVTLSSTMGPGISIDSGPLEAAAKA
- the rplK gene encoding 50S ribosomal protein L11, with the translated sequence MAPPKKVQTQVKLQIAAGKATPAPPVGPALGQAQINIMEFCKQFNAKTSGKDQEGLIIPVVITVYTDRSFTFITKTPPASVLLKRAAAVAKGSGAPNKDKVGKVTEKQVSDIAKQKMPDLNAASLDAAVKSIKGTARSMGIEVVA